The DNA sequence AACTGGCCCATTCTGCCGAGCGGATTTTCCGAGAAGCAGGGGCCCCTTCCTCTCCGCCCGGCTGCGTTGTATTTTCGTTCTGAGCTCCTTTCTGGCAATCGCAGTCATCTCGCTCACAATCTCCGGCATTGTCTTCATTGTCTTCCGGAACAGCTTTGCCCGGACTGGCATTCAGGCTAAATTCCAGGAAGGCTTTGTTAGCGTTCTTTTTATAGTCAATATTATCATAACTTAACGTAGCGCAATAAAAACCGGGAGGAAGTTTCCCGGAAGCAGAATCACTCTGTCCGGAGCTCCCCCCATTCGGCCCCTGCTCAGGCAAGCTGATTTTCAAAGGACCCATGGAAAATTCGCCTAAATCGTCGACGCTCAAGTCTGCTGTAACTTGAATGGGTTCCCTGGTCTCCCCTGATGGATCACCAACTTTAACTATCCAGTAAAAATCCTTGTGGAAACCTTCAGAAGGAGGGCCCTCTTTAATGGATTCATGAATATTTTGAGGTTCACCAGTGCGCGTACGGGTAGCGGGAATGTAATATTTAAAACCAGGACATTCCTCAGCAAGAATCATGTTGGAGGAATCGGATCGGGATAGGGAATTTCCATTATCCCTGCTGTTATCGAATGTTTGTTCGTTCATCGATGTTGTTTTGTTAGATATTGATAAACAAAATATTGAGACTTGCATCACGATAGTATGCGTATTCTCAATAAGTATTCTCTGTAGCATACTTCTTTTTCAAGAATCAACGGAAAGAGTTGCCGGGTAATTCATGCCTGCAATGGCAGGAGAATAAAATTCGCATTGCGTTATTTTCGCAATCTCATTTTATAAGAGGAATTCTTTTCTTATTCCGCTTCATGGTTCACGTTCCAGCAGAAAAATCCATCCCCCTTCTCTTTCGCATATCAGTAAAATAAATAAATCCCGCGTATGATTCATCAAGAATTTGATCAAGTGGAATCTACGACAAAGAATATTCCATGGAATCAACCACGGAATATCGGAAAAGAAGGCTGTCTGCTACCAATTGAAGGTAACAGGAAAAAGTTAACAAAAAAGGCGGGGAAATCCCCGCCTGCTCAAGTTTTTTATCAGATGAAAACCTACTTACTCTCCTTTTTGGTTTCCGCCGGCTTCTCCGCTTCCACGTCAATGGGCTGGGAAAGCTCGGGAGAGGGGCGGGACTCCGGCTTGGAAGCGGGAGTATCGCTCATGGTTTCCTTCTCCGTCTTCAACAGCTCCTCTTCAAACTCGGACTTGGCCTTCTTGAACTCTCCCAGGCTCTTGCCCAGACCGCGGGCGAATTCGGGGAGTTTCTTAGCGCCGAACAGCAGGAAGACAATCACCAGAATGGCGATAATCTCCGGCGTTCCCAGTCCAAAAATAGCTAACGTGTTCATCATGGAGTGCTACGGTCTTTTTAACAGATTTTTTTCATGCCGGATACCTCATAATACGCTTCATGCGTCATCAGAGGATTGCTGTTCCTGTTTTTGCTGCTCCGCAAGCCTTCTGACGGCAAAACGGTGGAAACGCCAAACGACCAGGAAGATCACCAGGGAAAGCGCCGCCATGCTGCCCCACAGCAGCCAGAACGCGGCGGAAGCCGCCCCTTCGTCCCCCAGTTCTCCGGCCTGGTTCCAATAATAATAGGACAGCACCGGATTCCAGGACATGGAACTGCCCGGCAGAAGATGGAGGCGCGCCATGCGGTTCATGGCCGGCAGATAAGCCGCCTGGGCGGATGCTTTCATCAGGGAATCCCCCTGCGCATCATCGCCCCGCGTATAATACACCTGGGCCAGCATATACATGGCCTTGGGGTCCCCCGTTGCGTCTGCCGCGCGCCGCAGCAGCCTGTAGGCTTCATCCGCATCCAGTTCCCCGCCCTTCCCGTTCTGGAGCAATTCCGCGGCCTTCAGGGCGGCAGGGGGGTAACCGATGGCAGCGGCTTCACGGTACAGGGCCAGCGCACGCGCTGCCTGTTCTCCGGAAGGAGAGCCTTCCATCAGCATGTCCGCCAGGGCAGCCATGCTGTACGGATCCTTCCATTCCGCGCCTTTTTCAAACCAGTTGAGGGCTTTTTCCCGGTCAGGGGGCATATACTTACCGTCCCGGTACATCATGCCCAGTTCCATTACGGCGCCCAGATCCTTCCGGCCAGCCGCCTTTTCAAACCATTCCACGGCCTTGGCCGCATCCTGCGGGACGCCCAGACCATCCCGGTACTTGAACGCCAGAAGCCCCTGCGCCGTCAGGTTGCCGCTTTCCGCAGCATGAAGGAGGTACGGAACCGACTTTTCCGGAGAGCTGTCCGGAACCAGCTTCCGTTCATAAACAAGGGCCGCCCACAACGCCGCCTTGGAATCGCCGGCGTCAGCCTCTTTCCTCCATGTTTGGAGGGCTTTTTCATAATAGCGGGCCGCCATTTCCTCATTCTTCGGACCGCCTGTTCCCTTGGAAGCCATTACAGCCACCTGGTACTGTGCCGCGGCATTGCCGCCGTCAGCGGCGCGGGCAAACCAGTACCGGGCCTTTTCAAGATTCCTGGGGTACAGGCGGCTGCCTGTATAAAACAGCTTGCCCAAATCCAGCATGGAATCCACGTCCCCGCCATTGGCCTCCTTCTCCGCCAGGGAAACGTATTCAGACATCCATTTGGACGTCTCCGGGGCATTCCCCTCCACATCATAATGCACTGCCAGCTCCCGGGCGGCAGCTTTATCCCCGTTATGGGCTTTCTCCTGAAGACTGGACAGGTACGTCCCAAAATCCCCCTCACCGGCAGGAGCCGGGGAGGGAGCATCCTGAGACGCATGAAGCGGAGGCTGAACGAGGCACAGCCCACACAATCCGGCAAGGAGCCACCATTTGCACTGCTTCTTCATACCGGAACAAGTCAATCATTAACGGCCCCTGTTTCCGCGGGAGAAACCGCCGGAAGATCTGCCGCCAAAGCCCGGTTTGCGAAAACCGCCTTCACGACGCTGGAAGCCTCCCTCGCGGCGGTCTCCTCCGAAACCGCCTTCGCGGCGTTTAAAGCCTCCTTCGCGGCGGTCTCCTCCAAATCCACCTTCACGGCGCTGGAAACCTCCTTCACGGCGATCTCCGCCAAATCCACCTTCACGGCGCTGGAAGCCTCCCTCGCGGCGGTCTCCGCCGAAGCCACCTTCACGGCGCTGGAAGCCTCCCTCGCGGCGGTCTCCGCCGAAGCCACCTTCACGGCGCTGGAAGCCTCCCTCGCGGCGGTCTCCACCGAAGCCACCTTCACGGCGCTGGAAGCCTCCCTCGCGGCGGTCTCCACCGAAGCCACCTTCGCGGCGTCTGAAACCTCCCTCGCGACGGTCTCCTCCAAATCCGCCTTCACGGCGCTGGAAGCCTCCTTCGCGGCGGTCTCCTCTGAAACCCCCTTCACGACGCTGGAAGCCTCCCTCGCGGCGATTGCCACCGAAGCCGCCTTCCCGGCGCTGGAAACCGCCTTCGCGGCGTCCACGGAAACCATCTTCCCGGCGTTCACGGGAACGGAATCCGGAATCATCCCGAAGGTCTTCACCCTCCTTGATTTCATCCTCGTCCTCTGTATCCGCAAAGCGGGTTTTCATTTCCGGAGTAGGTTCATAAGAATCCCCGGCTTCAAAATCTTCCGGATTAAATACATAACCTTCATCAGAATCAGCGTTCTTCCCGCTCTGTTCGCCCTTGGCGGAAGTCCCGGCGACAAGCTGGGAAGCACCCAGGTATTTGCGCTGGCGGGGAGGATTCTTCAGCAGCAGGGCTACATCCGCATCATCCAGGAATCTCCAGCTTCCGGGTTCCAGATCGCCCCCCCACAGGGAACCGATGCGCACGCGTACCAGCTTGCGGACGCGGAGGCCCAGGCACTGGAACATCTGGCGCACCTGGCGCTTCAGCCCCTGTTCCAGAACAACACAGGCGCGGCGCGCGGAAGCGCGGCAGACGTACTTGGCCTTGGCATTGCCTTCCGGAATGCGGACTCCGCGCAGGAACTGCATCAGCACGGAATTGTCAAAATTCTGATCTACCGTCACCCAGTATTCCTTTTCAATCCCGCCGGTGGGGTGGGAAAGGGTTTGGGTCAATTCCCCCTTGTTCGTCATGATCAGGAGGCCTTCGGAATCGGCATCCAGCCGTCCCACGTAATTCAGATGGCGCAGGCGCGGCGGCAGCAGGTCGTAAACAGTGCCTATGGCCCCCTGGGCTTCACGGCTGCATACGTACCCGCGCGGCTTGTTCAACAGCACCACGACTTCCTCCATGGGAGTCATGTGGCGGCCGTCCACTTTCACGAAATCCTTCTCCGTCACCCTCATTCCGGGCGTATCAATAACCTTCCCGTTCACTTCCACGCGTCCTTCCTCAATCAGTCTGTCAGCCACCCGGCGGGAATCAATGCCGCAGGATGCAAGGAATTTATTAATGCGGATACCTCCGTTTTCTTCGGAGCCATGTTGTTCTTCACTCATATTGGTATAATGTCCGCTATCTCAGCGGATGGTTTTGTATTGTTTGTATTACGGCAATTCGCGCGCCCCAAAAAGAGGGATGGCCTTCTTTGCCGGAAGAAAAAAGCCTCTCGGTTCATAGACATCCGAGAGGCTTCCTGTATTAGGAAAATGACTTGCCGTGCATGACTCCGCCGGGAAACTCTCCGGAGGGGGTAAAAGCAGGCTTAAGCTTCATGCTTGGTCTTCGGCAGGCCGAGAGGGCTTTGACCCTTCTTCCATTCGCCGCGTTCCTTGAGAAGCTTGACGCGTTCAAAACGCTTCAGGACGGAACGCTTGCCGCCTACGGTACCGGTTGCTTTGAGGCTGGAATGCTTGGACATGATCTTGTGTTTTGTAAAAGGTTCAGAAAGGTGCTTCACACCACCCTCACGGTGGCAGGCGAGGTCTTATAACGGAAGGCCCCGGTCTTGGCAAGAGAAATTTGACGCGGCGCTCAAATATCTCATTCCACGGCATCCTCCGGATGCGCCTTCAGCCACGCCCTCCATAAATCCGGACGGTTCAGCCGCGTACGCTCCAGAGATTTCCCGTGCTTCCACTTTTCAATGGCGGGATGGTTGCCGCCCAGCAGGATGTCCGGAACGGCCATCCCGCGGAACACGTTCGGCTTGGTATAGGCGGGCGCCTCCAGAAGGCCGTTGGAAAAAGATTCCTCCACGGAAGAGCGTTCATCCCCCAGCACACCGGGAATCAGGCGCGCTACGGCATCAATCACCACCACGGCGGCAATCGCCCCGTTCGTGAGAATATAATCCCCGATGGACAGCTCCACATCCACCAGCTCTTCCACCACGCGGTGGTCCACCCCCTCATAATGCCCGCAGAGAATGATGAGGTGGCCGCCGGATGCGGCCAGCTCCCCGGCCAGGGACTGATTGAAGGTGCGGCCCTGCGGGGTCATCAGCACCACG is a window from the Akkermansia massiliensis genome containing:
- the tatA gene encoding Sec-independent protein translocase subunit TatA/TatB; this encodes MMNTLAIFGLGTPEIIAILVIVFLLFGAKKLPEFARGLGKSLGEFKKAKSEFEEELLKTEKETMSDTPASKPESRPSPELSQPIDVEAEKPAETKKESK
- a CDS encoding tetratricopeptide repeat protein codes for the protein MKKQCKWWLLAGLCGLCLVQPPLHASQDAPSPAPAGEGDFGTYLSSLQEKAHNGDKAAARELAVHYDVEGNAPETSKWMSEYVSLAEKEANGGDVDSMLDLGKLFYTGSRLYPRNLEKARYWFARAADGGNAAAQYQVAVMASKGTGGPKNEEMAARYYEKALQTWRKEADAGDSKAALWAALVYERKLVPDSSPEKSVPYLLHAAESGNLTAQGLLAFKYRDGLGVPQDAAKAVEWFEKAAGRKDLGAVMELGMMYRDGKYMPPDREKALNWFEKGAEWKDPYSMAALADMLMEGSPSGEQAARALALYREAAAIGYPPAALKAAELLQNGKGGELDADEAYRLLRRAADATGDPKAMYMLAQVYYTRGDDAQGDSLMKASAQAAYLPAMNRMARLHLLPGSSMSWNPVLSYYYWNQAGELGDEGAASAAFWLLWGSMAALSLVIFLVVWRFHRFAVRRLAEQQKQEQQSSDDA
- a CDS encoding pseudouridine synthase, with translation MSEEQHGSEENGGIRINKFLASCGIDSRRVADRLIEEGRVEVNGKVIDTPGMRVTEKDFVKVDGRHMTPMEEVVVLLNKPRGYVCSREAQGAIGTVYDLLPPRLRHLNYVGRLDADSEGLLIMTNKGELTQTLSHPTGGIEKEYWVTVDQNFDNSVLMQFLRGVRIPEGNAKAKYVCRASARRACVVLEQGLKRQVRQMFQCLGLRVRKLVRVRIGSLWGGDLEPGSWRFLDDADVALLLKNPPRQRKYLGASQLVAGTSAKGEQSGKNADSDEGYVFNPEDFEAGDSYEPTPEMKTRFADTEDEDEIKEGEDLRDDSGFRSRERREDGFRGRREGGFQRREGGFGGNRREGGFQRREGGFRGDRREGGFQRREGGFGGDRREGGFRRREGGFGGDRREGGFQRREGGFGGDRREGGFQRREGGFGGDRREGGFQRREGGFGGDRREGGFQRREGGFGGDRREGGFQRREGGFGGDRREGGFKRREGGFGGDRREGGFQRREGGFRKPGFGGRSSGGFSRGNRGR
- a CDS encoding small basic protein is translated as MSKHSSLKATGTVGGKRSVLKRFERVKLLKERGEWKKGQSPLGLPKTKHEA
- the trmD gene encoding tRNA (guanosine(37)-N1)-methyltransferase TrmD → MAAGLIIDVLSLFPEMVEAPLGGSILGKAREKGLVEVRCHNIRDWTVDKHRKTDDYLCGGGQGMLLKPEPIFAAVEELRRPETRVVLMTPQGRTFNQSLAGELAASGGHLIILCGHYEGVDHRVVEELVDVELSIGDYILTNGAIAAVVVIDAVARLIPGVLGDERSSVEESFSNGLLEAPAYTKPNVFRGMAVPDILLGGNHPAIEKWKHGKSLERTRLNRPDLWRAWLKAHPEDAVE